A window of the Bacteriovorax sp. PP10 genome harbors these coding sequences:
- a CDS encoding TIM barrel protein yields MKFERLLFGTAGVPNSTPKKNNPIDGVKQVHALGLDCMQLEFAHGVRMKEEVSSGLRKVSYELGVPLTSHGPYYINLNAREQDKIDSSVERIIQTAKISDLCGAESMTFHAAFYMKDSPYDVFDLVQKSLNVIEERLNRLDIQIELRPELTGKTSQFGSLEELIDLTKSVSSCSPCMDFSHLFARTNEYNTYEEFCVVLKKLKEELDPNALQNMHIHLSGISSNSKGDLKHLNLEDSDFNWRELLRALKDYDCRGYVICNSPNLEKDAKMMKDFYLAL; encoded by the coding sequence ATGAAATTCGAACGTCTATTATTTGGTACTGCTGGTGTTCCGAACTCTACTCCGAAAAAAAATAACCCTATTGATGGTGTAAAACAAGTTCACGCTCTTGGGCTGGACTGTATGCAATTAGAATTTGCTCACGGTGTTCGTATGAAAGAAGAAGTGTCTTCTGGATTACGTAAAGTTTCGTATGAATTAGGAGTTCCTCTTACTTCGCACGGTCCTTACTACATCAACCTGAACGCTCGTGAACAAGATAAAATCGACTCATCTGTTGAGCGTATTATTCAAACTGCAAAGATCTCTGATCTATGTGGTGCTGAATCGATGACTTTCCACGCTGCTTTCTACATGAAAGATTCTCCGTACGATGTTTTTGATTTAGTTCAAAAATCTCTTAACGTGATTGAAGAAAGACTTAACCGTCTTGATATCCAGATCGAACTTCGTCCAGAACTTACTGGGAAGACTTCTCAGTTTGGTTCACTTGAAGAGTTAATTGATTTAACAAAATCAGTTTCTTCATGTTCACCATGTATGGACTTCTCTCACTTATTTGCTCGTACAAACGAGTACAATACGTATGAAGAATTCTGTGTTGTTCTAAAGAAATTAAAAGAAGAATTGGATCCAAATGCTCTTCAGAACATGCACATCCATTTATCTGGGATTTCTTCAAACTCTAAAGGTGATTTAAAGCACCTTAACCTTGAAGATTCTGATTTCAACTGGCGTGAACTACTTCGCGCACTTAAAGATTATGATTGTCGTGGGTACGTAATTTGTAACTCTCCAAATCTTGAAAAAGATGCGAAGATGATGAAGGATTTTTACCTAGCTCTATAA